A stretch of DNA from Spirosoma endbachense:
ATTGTATAAGAAAGGGTAACTATCCTCCTACTGTTGTCTTCGTCCTAGCTTTTCATCCCACCAGCGATTAGAGTCAAAGGTGTCTGAAAGGTAGATTCGGCTCACGGGGTCATCGGTCGGGGCATATAGACTGTTTCCCTCAATAGCACGGATTAAGGGTATAAGCTGATCGTGGGTAAACTGAAACCTTGGGTGACGTATTACTAGTTGTCTAGCCTGTCGTTGGGCTTCTGCTCGAATTCGACCCGTATTACGCCTTCTCCCCTCAAGGTGTAGAATGACCGCTGCTTCGGCTATATAAGCAGCGCTTTCATCCAGATATCGGCTATGGATTCCAATTCCAGCCCGGTCAATAGCAGCATGTGTTGCCTCATGAATGACAGCAGATCGGCCAATATCCATATTTAATACAGACGAACGCAAAAAAACAAATTGATTGGTAACGGTGTCATATGCGGCTAATTGGTCCGGATCATCAAAGGCATCCACATAATCGAAGTTAATTCGACCCTGTTCAATAGCTGCTGCGACTCCTCGATAAGCATTAGGGTAAATATGAATGTCAGGGCTGCTATTACCACTGAGCAATTGAAAGTTTAATACATCGATATATCGGGGGTTTCTTAACGTATCAATAATAGCCTGTTGAAAAGCAACATATTGTGGGTCCATGGACTTCAAGAGTATGGTGAGGGATAGATTTAACTAAGCTAGATGATTCAAAGACGTGTTAGGCAATCGCTTTAGTTACCGGTAATGGGAGAATAAATGTCGATTGATCTCCTACTAGAGGCAGTTGCTGTATATCACTAATAAAATGCTAGCTGCAAATTGTCTCAGTTTGCGCCCATTTCTGTCTCATACTGAGACAATTTCCCTCTCTCCTTCCGGTACTTTTACGATTACCTAACGTAACTGTACTTGTATGACTCTTGAGCAACTAAAACACTATCAACCCGGTAGTCAGGTGACGGCTTGTTGCCAATTATCGGACAAATCGATCGCCTACCGCAGTCTCGACGAGACGGATCGCCACCAGGTACCTGTTACCGATGAATTTACCCGAAAAACGCGCTATACTGTATCTGGACAGGTCGTTGGTGTTGAAGAAGGCGAGAAATACAATTTTTTTATTTTACGCCTGTTTGGGGAAGCCGCTGTCATTGGTCAGGTCAGATCAGGCTTGAAGGTGATTGGTACCGAAAAACGGATCAAAATCGCCCGAGTGCCGGTATCCGCGATTCTGCGAGTCGATTCCCATCCCTTTGGGCTATGATGCGGGTGCCTACACTGCCGATTGACCCGCATTGCCGGGAAATCGCCGAGTTCTTCGTAAAATTTCGCACAATCGAGGGATTTGTGGCTGTTTTTGAGCAGAAATTGACCGATTTACGAATTCTCTCAAAGAAACGGGATGTCAAACGGGCGGCTTATTACGCCACCGAACAGCTCTATGCTCAGCTGTATAATGAAGGCGAGCCCCGTTTTCGGGACAGTGAAAGCTTTTTTCATGCCCGTCGAAACCACTTAAAACGTAAAAAAGGAGAAAGTTGAGCCCAATCGGTACGCGCGTTCATGTAAAGTCAGAACCCAGCGACTGAACTTCGAGCCATTGCTTTAAGCAGAAATACATTGAGGCATATGTAATCCCCATTCTTTCTCCTTTAAATGTCGGGATTAGCAACACGGGCTTGGAATTTATTAACAGGGGCAGCTACGGCTAATAGCGCCCCTATGCCCGTTGCGTATAGTGATGAGCGTTCAGCAGAATTGCCCGCTGAGGTCCGTTCGCTCGAAAATCCAGCGGTACCCCTTTCACAAATGACCTCCTGGGGTGATTTGACGGGCCATGTATCGGGCGGCTCCCATGCGGGGGTAACCGTTACACCCGAATCAGCCATGCGCGTTTCGGCGGTTTATGCCAGTATCAACCGCATCGCTTCGACGGTGGCCATGCTGCCCATTGGGGTCTACAAAGAGACCAAATACGGTCGGGATCTGGACAAAAAAGATCCCTTGCAGCAGCTATTTGTCCATGGACTGGACGAGCTGATGAACCGCTTTGATTTCATGTACATACTGGTGGCTACGTGCCTGGCACGGGGCAACGCCTATGCCTGGATTGAGCGGGATCCCTACATGAAACCCCTGCAGGTCCGGTTTCTCGAACCCGGCGATTGCCAGCCGATCTATGTCAATATGGGTCGCCAGCGTTATCTCTACTATAATGTGTTTGGTGAAATCGTCGATAAACGCGATATCATTCACATTCGCTGTCTGGGTACCAACGGCATCGAAGGAAAAAGCCCCATTGAGCTCTTTGCCAATGGCATTGGGCTATCCCTGGCGGCCGAGGAATTCGGGGCTCGTTTTTTTGGTCAGGGTGCTGGTGGCATGGGTGTGCTGGAAACGGGTAAAGTATTTAAAGAGCAAACAACTGTTGACCGGTTGCGCAAGCAGTTTGCCGAGCGGCAGACCGGCCTCCAGAATGCCCATAGGCCCTTGATTCTGGAGGATGGCATGACCTATAAATCGGTTACGATTCCGCCTAATCATGCCCAGTTTATCGAAACGCGCAACTTTCAGGTAGAAGACATTGCCCGCATGTACGGCGTGCCTCAGCACAAAATCGGTAAGCTGGACCGCTCGACGAATAACAACATCGAGCACCAGAACAAAGAGTTTATTACCGATACCATTCTGCCCTGGACCGAGCGGATCCGTCAGGAATTCGAAGGCAAGCTGATCGCTGAACTCGACAAAGAAACCAAAGAGGTTGTGTTTGATTTTGACTTCCTGCTGCGCGGGGATGCAACCGCTGAAGCTGCTCAGACCCAGGCCCTGTTCAATACGGGCTCGATTACTCAGAACGAGATTCGGTACCGCAACAACCTCAACCGGTTGCCGGGCCTGGATGATACGTTCGTGCAAATGAACATGCAACGGGTATTGCCGGGCTCGCACATGGGTGCGCCCGATCCGTCCGCATCTCCTGAAACTACACCGTCGGCCGCGGACAAAACCAGGCCAGCTGCCGACACTAAACCAGCTGCTGACGCATGAGCGAGCAACTAGCCACTGTCGAAGAACGGCTCTATAAAACCATTGTCACCGTCGAGGAACGGGCCGCTGCCGAGGGTGGTGGTAAATTCTTTATCGGTACCGGCATTGTGTTTAACCAGCCTTCCCGTCCGCTCTATGATCAGAAGCGGGGGATGTTTCAGGAAATTATTGAACCGGGCGCTATCGATGACGATACCGATCTGTCAGAAGTACTGGCCGTGTTCAATCACGACGAAAACCGGCTCTTAGGAGCGAATTACTCGGGTACGCTGACGTTTAAAACCACCGAAAAAGGCGTCGAGGTACGCATCCTCAAGCCCGAAAATACGGTCGGCAATGACTGTGAAGTGTGGGTCAACCGGGGCGATATCCGGGGCATGTCATTTAAGTTTTTTGTGGCCAAAGACCGCTGGGAAACCAAAGACAACGTCCTCTATCGCTACGTTGAGAAGATCTCCAAACTCATGGATCTGTCGCTGGTGACTCGGGCGGCTTATCTGCAAACGACAATTAATGTGGCCGCAGCAACGCGGTCCTATACCGATGCGATGGATCAGCAGGCTGCTACTCGGGGTATGTATTTCCGCGAAAAACGGCAACTCAACGAAAACGACCAGGCCTTTCTGACCGGGCTTGTCGCTCAGATGCAAACGCAGGTCGATTTCATTTCCACGGCCGTCTCGAAGCTGACCAATAGCAATCTCAAGCGACTGGCCGCAGGTCGGTTAAGCGATTTGATCTATCAGCAAAGCTGGATCGAGGAAACGATCGCGGAACTAACCGAAGCCACACTGGAAACGGCGGGTAGTGAGACAGAAGAAGGTCGCAGTAAGCCCGAAACCGGCGAAACAGCGACAGAACAAACTACTACTGAAAATCCCGAGACGCGCTCGACTGAGCCGTCCGAAGAAATCCATTCCGGGGATTCACAAGGGCACCCCCTGGAGTGGTATATCCGTAAAAATAATGCCCATCGTAACTCTTTATAACTATGTCAGTAGACAAACTGAAAGCCCTTCAGGAACAGAAAGGGCGTATTGTAGCGGAGCAGCGGTCGCTCATCGACAAAGCTGAAACGGAGAACAGCCGTGCTTTTTCTGCTGAGGAACGTTCTCAGTTTGATAAACACGACAGCGATATTGCCGATATCGATCGAAAAATCGCCCATTTTCAACGTGAGGAAGCCGATCAGCGGGCTGTTGCCGATGCGGCCAACAAAGCGCAGGAAGAAAAGCGGGCTCAAACCGATGAAAAAACGGCCGAAACAGCGCACAAACAGGCTTTTGATGCCTATCTGCGTTATGGTGTTGCCGATATGACCGAAGCCGAAAAACGGGCACTGGGTGGCTTTGTGAAAGCAGTTGAAGGCAATGGCCCTGAAACGCGGGCCCAGAGTTCGGGGTCGGGTGCCGCTGGTGGCTACACGGTACCCCGTGAGTTCTCCAATGAGCTCGAGATTGCTCTGAAAGCCTACGGCGGCATGCTGGAACTGGGCCGCATCTGGGGCACGGGTACTGGGGCGACGGTGGATTGGCCAACGCTCGATGACACAGCCACGAAAGGTCGTTTGCTTGCCTCGGGTACCGATGCCACAACGGGTTCGACGGACCTTGGCTTTGGCTCCAAAACACTGGGCGCTTACACCTACACCTCGGACGTGATCAAAGTCGATAACGCCCTGATTCAGGATTCAGCGTTCAACTTGGGCGCCCTGATCACGGAAGCCATGGGTATTCGGTTTGGCCGTGTTCAGAATGATCACTACACCAAAGCCGATGGTACCAACAAACCAGAAGGAGTCATCATCAATGCAGGTGTCTTTAACACGGGTGTAGCCGGGACGGCTTTAACCGCTGACAATCTGTTAGATCTGCTCCATGCAATCAACCGGGCGTACCGTAAAAACGGCAAATTCACGTTCAACGATTTGACGCTGGCCGCTATCCGTAAGTTGAAAGACAGCCAGGGCCGCTACATCTGGCAGATGGGTGACATTCAGAAAGGAACACCCGAGAATCTGTGGGGCTACCAGTATGTGGTCAATGATGACCTGGCTGATATAGGCCTCAGCGCGAAGTCGGTCGGTTTCGGCGATTTCAGCAAATACATCATCCGTAACGTGGCTTCGCCCCTGATCATCCGGTTGACCGAGCGTTTTGCTGAGTTCAACCAGACAGCCTACGTAGGCTTTATGCGGACGGATGCCAAGCTGATCAATACGGGAGCTGTTAAGTTCCTCCAGCACGCAGCCAGCTAATGCACATTAAAGTACTAACCTCCTGCTCTGGACTCAACTTCTCGTTTCACCTTGACCAGGTGGTTCGTGAAGTTGATCCGGTAGTGGGGACCGATCTGGTGAAGCACCAGTTGGCCATTGAGGTAGACGATGAAGGAAAATCCATTGTGGTCATTCCAGAAGAAACGGACCCGGATGCTGAAAATCCCGATGACTCATCGGAAGGCTCCAAGGCAGACGATTCGGCGGAAAATGACCTAGATGATTCGACCCAGGAGACGATGAATGAGGAAACCAACCAGCAGCAGTCGGACGAAGAAAAAGTCGAGACAGCAACGGTAGCC
This window harbors:
- a CDS encoding phage portal protein; this translates as MSGLATRAWNLLTGAATANSAPMPVAYSDERSAELPAEVRSLENPAVPLSQMTSWGDLTGHVSGGSHAGVTVTPESAMRVSAVYASINRIASTVAMLPIGVYKETKYGRDLDKKDPLQQLFVHGLDELMNRFDFMYILVATCLARGNAYAWIERDPYMKPLQVRFLEPGDCQPIYVNMGRQRYLYYNVFGEIVDKRDIIHIRCLGTNGIEGKSPIELFANGIGLSLAAEEFGARFFGQGAGGMGVLETGKVFKEQTTVDRLRKQFAERQTGLQNAHRPLILEDGMTYKSVTIPPNHAQFIETRNFQVEDIARMYGVPQHKIGKLDRSTNNNIEHQNKEFITDTILPWTERIRQEFEGKLIAELDKETKEVVFDFDFLLRGDATAEAAQTQALFNTGSITQNEIRYRNNLNRLPGLDDTFVQMNMQRVLPGSHMGAPDPSASPETTPSAADKTRPAADTKPAADA
- a CDS encoding HK97 family phage prohead protease; its protein translation is MSEQLATVEERLYKTIVTVEERAAAEGGGKFFIGTGIVFNQPSRPLYDQKRGMFQEIIEPGAIDDDTDLSEVLAVFNHDENRLLGANYSGTLTFKTTEKGVEVRILKPENTVGNDCEVWVNRGDIRGMSFKFFVAKDRWETKDNVLYRYVEKISKLMDLSLVTRAAYLQTTINVAAATRSYTDAMDQQAATRGMYFREKRQLNENDQAFLTGLVAQMQTQVDFISTAVSKLTNSNLKRLAAGRLSDLIYQQSWIEETIAELTEATLETAGSETEEGRSKPETGETATEQTTTENPETRSTEPSEEIHSGDSQGHPLEWYIRKNNAHRNSL
- a CDS encoding phage major capsid protein, giving the protein MSVDKLKALQEQKGRIVAEQRSLIDKAETENSRAFSAEERSQFDKHDSDIADIDRKIAHFQREEADQRAVADAANKAQEEKRAQTDEKTAETAHKQAFDAYLRYGVADMTEAEKRALGGFVKAVEGNGPETRAQSSGSGAAGGYTVPREFSNELEIALKAYGGMLELGRIWGTGTGATVDWPTLDDTATKGRLLASGTDATTGSTDLGFGSKTLGAYTYTSDVIKVDNALIQDSAFNLGALITEAMGIRFGRVQNDHYTKADGTNKPEGVIINAGVFNTGVAGTALTADNLLDLLHAINRAYRKNGKFTFNDLTLAAIRKLKDSQGRYIWQMGDIQKGTPENLWGYQYVVNDDLADIGLSAKSVGFGDFSKYIIRNVASPLIIRLTERFAEFNQTAYVGFMRTDAKLINTGAVKFLQHAAS